In Janibacter sp. CX7, a single genomic region encodes these proteins:
- a CDS encoding uroporphyrinogen-III synthase, with protein sequence MSLPQLLAGCVVLVTGDRRAGDLRAALERRGARVLHTPALTIVPHTADAELVERTRTLLAAPPDVVVVTTAIGFRGWVEAADAAGLGEELHEVLGRTRIVARGPKARGAIQAAGHDADWVAESETSAEIRDVLITEGVAGQRIAIQHHGAGCDELDVDLATAGATVTSLVVYRWGPPPDADAVTCGVEQAAVGDIDVVVFTSAPAAAAWLDTARDAGVLPSIVGRVRTGRLVVAAVGPVTARPLEHVGISPLLPERARLGSLVRAVVGHYEAVMATAVETVAGPLQLRSTAALLGDRVLAISPSGLSVLHLLIDAKGDVVTRADVLEVLPGDSASGHAVEVAVGRLREAIGDRRVVETVVKRGYRLATA encoded by the coding sequence GTGAGCCTGCCGCAGCTGCTCGCCGGGTGCGTCGTCCTCGTCACCGGGGACCGACGCGCCGGCGACCTGCGCGCCGCCCTCGAGCGGCGCGGTGCCCGGGTGCTGCACACGCCGGCGCTCACGATCGTGCCCCACACCGCGGACGCGGAGCTCGTGGAGCGGACGCGGACCCTCCTCGCCGCACCGCCCGACGTCGTCGTGGTGACGACGGCGATCGGGTTCCGCGGGTGGGTGGAGGCGGCCGACGCCGCAGGTCTCGGAGAGGAGCTGCACGAGGTCCTGGGCCGAACCCGGATCGTCGCCCGCGGCCCCAAGGCGCGCGGCGCGATCCAAGCGGCCGGGCACGACGCGGACTGGGTCGCCGAGTCGGAGACCTCCGCTGAGATCCGTGACGTCCTCATCACCGAAGGCGTTGCGGGACAACGCATCGCGATCCAGCACCACGGCGCAGGGTGCGACGAGCTCGACGTCGATCTGGCGACCGCCGGTGCCACGGTGACCTCTCTCGTGGTCTACCGCTGGGGGCCACCACCGGATGCCGACGCGGTGACCTGCGGCGTCGAGCAGGCGGCCGTGGGTGACATCGACGTCGTCGTCTTCACCTCCGCGCCGGCTGCGGCGGCCTGGCTCGACACGGCTCGGGACGCCGGCGTCCTGCCGTCGATCGTCGGCCGGGTCCGCACCGGCCGTCTCGTCGTCGCGGCCGTCGGGCCGGTCACCGCGCGCCCGCTGGAGCACGTCGGCATCAGCCCGCTGCTCCCGGAGCGGGCCCGGCTGGGGTCGCTCGTGCGAGCCGTGGTCGGCCACTACGAGGCGGTGATGGCCACCGCCGTCGAGACCGTCGCCGGACCGCTGCAGCTGCGCAGCACCGCCGCGCTCCTCGGCGACCGGGTGCTCGCCATCTCCCCGAGCGGCCTGTCCGTGCTCCATCTGCTCATCGACGCGAAGGGAGATGTCGTCACCCGTGCCGACGTCCTCGAGGTGCTGCCGGGCGACTCCGCGAGCGGTCACGCCGTCGAGGTGGCCGTCGGACGGCTGCGTGAGGCGATCGGGGACCGACGGGTCGTCGAGACGGTCGTCAAGCGGGGCTACCGGCTCGCGACGGCCTGA
- a CDS encoding VOC family protein has protein sequence MTSRISHTTLDCRDAYALSEWWKGVIGYTDVPGDPNRPGHEECMLVDPVTGHRVLFIEVPDPTPGKTKMHYDLRPTDLTQAEEVERLLAHGASLHADLRGHYGPGTGWVTLVDPEGNLFCVLRSDGELAARD, from the coding sequence ATGACCTCCCGCATCTCGCACACCACCCTCGACTGCCGCGACGCCTACGCCCTCAGCGAGTGGTGGAAGGGCGTCATCGGCTACACCGACGTGCCCGGCGACCCCAACCGCCCCGGGCACGAGGAGTGCATGCTCGTCGACCCGGTCACGGGGCACAGGGTGCTCTTCATCGAGGTCCCGGACCCCACGCCGGGCAAGACCAAGATGCACTACGACCTGCGGCCGACCGACCTGACGCAGGCCGAGGAGGTCGAGCGCCTGCTCGCCCACGGCGCGAGCCTCCACGCCGACCTTCGCGGGCACTACGGTCCCGGCACCGGGTGGGTGACCCTCGTCGACCCGGAGGGCAACCTGTTTTGCGTGCTGAGGTCCGACGGTGAGCTGGCCGCCCGGGACTGA
- a CDS encoding nitroreductase family protein, with translation MTSCTIPDLPELHPTLAHRFSPVRFREDAVVERAHVETMLEAARRAPSAGNSQPWRFVVGVRGDDVHERIVRHLARSSGAWAPAASAIVVNLAVVGIEDAPGWEYSEFATYDLGQAVAHMCVQALTIGLDSHQFRAFDREGVAAELAVPPHLEVVSMTAFGVADHRPGEIPSPGTSRERLALEEIVWLEADDGA, from the coding sequence ATGACCTCGTGCACGATCCCCGACCTCCCCGAGCTGCACCCGACGCTGGCCCACCGCTTCAGCCCGGTGCGCTTCCGGGAGGACGCCGTGGTCGAGCGCGCGCACGTCGAGACGATGCTCGAGGCCGCTCGGCGGGCGCCCTCCGCGGGCAACTCGCAGCCGTGGCGCTTCGTCGTGGGGGTGCGGGGGGACGACGTGCACGAGCGCATCGTGCGCCACCTGGCCCGTAGCTCAGGGGCGTGGGCGCCCGCCGCGTCGGCGATCGTGGTCAACCTCGCCGTGGTGGGCATCGAGGACGCGCCGGGCTGGGAGTACTCGGAGTTCGCGACCTATGACCTCGGTCAGGCGGTGGCGCACATGTGCGTCCAGGCGCTGACCATCGGGCTGGACAGCCACCAGTTCCGGGCCTTCGACCGCGAGGGGGTGGCGGCGGAGCTTGCCGTCCCGCCGCACCTCGAGGTCGTCTCGATGACGGCCTTCGGCGTGGCCGATCATCGCCCGGGCGAGATCCCGTCACCCGGGACCAGTCGGGAGCGGCTCGCTCTCGAGGAGATCGTCTGGCTCGAGGCCGACGACGGGGCCTGA
- a CDS encoding serine hydrolase has product MNALEDLTRTLDRLQGAGELAGWAVGVADADGARLRVGGARSPGGAPMTRDTQVALSSCTKPIGGVLALRLVELGVLTLDDPVAAWLPELADPRVLVDPSADLSATVPAERPITLRHLLTMTPGFGWVSEPGPLADALAREQVAPGPWCPPMSPDDFVRRLGSLPLADQPGTAWRYHTGSDVLGVLLARATGSSVPELLAEHVLRPLGMTGTGYTADPGRLAPPLAPEEGGIKPVELPAGTYVEPPACASLATGLVSTVPDQLAFLHSLVGGPTVLSPASLAALRTGSLTDEQRRTAAGFVEPDSDWGLAVEVRSTGVIGWAGGLGTIGYADPATGRAAFLATAVTVESPATITAFDGFWSLFG; this is encoded by the coding sequence ATGAACGCACTCGAGGACCTCACCCGCACCCTCGACCGGCTGCAGGGTGCCGGCGAGCTCGCGGGCTGGGCGGTCGGCGTGGCGGATGCCGACGGAGCCCGCCTGCGCGTGGGTGGGGCCCGCTCCCCCGGCGGAGCACCGATGACGCGGGACACCCAGGTCGCCCTCAGCTCGTGCACCAAGCCCATCGGTGGCGTCCTCGCACTGCGCCTGGTCGAGCTCGGCGTCCTCACCCTCGACGACCCCGTGGCGGCGTGGCTGCCCGAGCTGGCCGACCCGAGGGTGCTCGTCGACCCCTCGGCCGATCTGTCCGCCACCGTCCCCGCCGAGCGACCGATCACGCTGCGGCACCTGCTGACGATGACCCCGGGCTTCGGCTGGGTGAGCGAGCCCGGCCCCCTCGCCGATGCCCTCGCCCGTGAGCAGGTCGCCCCCGGCCCCTGGTGCCCGCCCATGTCACCCGACGACTTCGTGCGGCGACTCGGCAGCCTGCCGCTGGCCGACCAGCCGGGCACGGCCTGGCGCTACCACACGGGAAGCGACGTCCTCGGGGTCCTGCTCGCCCGGGCCACCGGGTCGAGCGTCCCCGAGCTGCTCGCCGAGCACGTGCTGCGGCCGCTCGGGATGACGGGCACGGGCTACACCGCCGACCCCGGCCGTCTCGCGCCACCGCTGGCTCCCGAGGAGGGAGGGATCAAGCCCGTCGAGCTCCCGGCGGGCACCTACGTCGAGCCGCCTGCCTGTGCCTCGCTCGCCACCGGACTCGTCTCGACCGTGCCCGACCAGCTGGCCTTCCTGCACTCTCTCGTGGGCGGACCCACGGTCCTGTCGCCCGCGTCCCTCGCGGCCCTGCGCACCGGGTCGCTCACCGACGAGCAGCGGCGCACCGCAGCGGGGTTCGTCGAGCCCGACAGCGACTGGGGCCTTGCCGTCGAGGTGCGCTCCACGGGCGTCATCGGCTGGGCCGGCGGGCTCGGCACCATCGGTTACGCCGATCCGGCGACGGGCAGGGCGGCCTTCCTCGCCACGGCGGTCACGGTCGAGTCCCCCGCGACGATCACGGCCTTCGACGGCTTCTGGAGCCTCTTCGGCTGA
- a CDS encoding isochorismatase family protein, whose amino-acid sequence MASFTGMGRALVLVDIQNDFCEGGSLAVTGGAAVAARAAERVLDDWQGHDLGHRDYAAVVATADWHHDPGEHWATDGEPDYATTWPVHCAADTPGADFHPALEPALAHVDEVFRKGMTDAAYSGFEGISAGDGRTGLSAWLRHHGITDLDVAGIATDHCVRATVLDALREGFAVRLLTDAIAGVAPETTRDALAEMAAAGATTDGS is encoded by the coding sequence ATGGCATCCTTCACTGGCATGGGCCGCGCACTCGTCCTCGTCGACATCCAGAACGACTTCTGCGAAGGGGGCTCCCTCGCCGTGACGGGTGGAGCCGCAGTCGCCGCACGGGCGGCTGAGCGCGTGCTCGACGACTGGCAGGGCCACGACCTCGGGCACCGCGACTACGCGGCCGTGGTCGCCACGGCCGACTGGCACCACGACCCCGGCGAGCACTGGGCCACCGACGGCGAGCCCGACTACGCGACGACCTGGCCGGTCCACTGCGCTGCCGACACCCCGGGCGCCGACTTCCACCCCGCGCTCGAGCCCGCGCTGGCCCACGTCGACGAGGTCTTCCGCAAGGGGATGACGGACGCGGCCTACAGCGGCTTCGAGGGCATCAGCGCCGGCGACGGTCGCACCGGCCTGAGCGCGTGGCTGCGCCACCACGGCATCACCGACCTCGACGTGGCCGGCATCGCGACCGACCACTGCGTGCGGGCCACGGTCCTGGACGCGCTGCGCGAGGGATTCGCCGTGCGGCTGCTCACCGACGCCATCGCCGGTGTCGCCCCCGAGACGACTCGCGACGCGCTCGCGGAGATGGCGGCCGCCGGGGCCACGACGGACGGCTCGTGA
- a CDS encoding uroporphyrinogen-III synthase translates to MSGLPPVMAGRTVLITADRRSDDLADAFARRGATIHHAPAMTIVHHSDDEQLVDDTRALIADPPDTLVITTGAGLRGWMEAAEVAGLDEDLRRALADAYVVARGPKAKGALISRGLRADWVAESETAAEIIEHLLERGVAGTTVAVQHHGSGSDGIDDALAQAGARVAPFVVYRWGPAPNPAAVTASTRDAADGRVDVVVFTSAPAVASWWAAAEEAGVADEIVRRTREEDLLVAAVGPVTAAPLRAKGVEPLVPERSRMGALIRAVLLHYGDGADAAQRG, encoded by the coding sequence GTGAGCGGCCTCCCCCCGGTCATGGCCGGGCGCACCGTCCTGATCACCGCCGACCGCCGCAGCGACGACCTCGCCGATGCCTTCGCCCGGCGGGGCGCAACGATCCACCACGCACCCGCGATGACGATCGTCCACCACAGCGACGACGAGCAGCTCGTCGACGACACCCGCGCCCTGATCGCCGACCCGCCCGACACCCTGGTCATCACCACGGGGGCCGGCCTGCGCGGGTGGATGGAGGCCGCCGAGGTCGCCGGGCTCGACGAGGACCTGCGCCGGGCCCTGGCCGACGCCTACGTCGTCGCTCGCGGGCCGAAGGCCAAGGGCGCGCTCATCTCCCGCGGTCTGCGCGCCGACTGGGTCGCCGAGTCGGAGACCGCCGCGGAGATCATCGAGCACCTGCTCGAGCGGGGCGTCGCCGGCACGACCGTGGCGGTCCAGCACCACGGCAGCGGCTCCGACGGCATCGACGACGCCCTGGCACAGGCCGGGGCCAGGGTCGCTCCCTTCGTCGTCTACCGCTGGGGTCCCGCGCCGAACCCCGCGGCGGTGACGGCCTCGACCCGGGACGCGGCGGACGGCCGGGTCGACGTCGTGGTCTTCACCTCGGCACCGGCCGTCGCCTCGTGGTGGGCCGCCGCCGAGGAGGCCGGGGTCGCCGACGAGATCGTGCGCCGCACCCGCGAGGAGGATCTGCTCGTCGCGGCCGTCGGTCCGGTCACCGCCGCGCCGCTACGAGCGAAGGGGGTCGAGCCGCTCGTCCCCGAGCGCAGCCGCATGGGCGCGCTGATCCGCGCGGTCCTGCTGCACTACGGCGACGGCGCCGACGCCGCTCAGCGCGGCTGA